In Geminocystis sp. NIES-3708, a single window of DNA contains:
- a CDS encoding mechanosensitive ion channel family protein yields the protein MESKVITFSDILLKQSIFFSRSDILIQSLVIVFTLILSWLLSKVFWRWLHQKIPQFTTFIWRDEKLEPNEYIALFLQSIDFPLITLILLNLIEAFFDSQSWTIGLINLGETIVVVYLILRCLLAFLYSTFPLNIIREYQWKIFYPLFILFVFRKILELSGNFAEFSDIVVIKLFNNPVTFQSIFTLFIGLYFWLVIVTLLENLLITFIKPKTASEKGEIQATILLIRYFLITLGIVLILGYVGVDGRAITAISGGLSVGIGFALKEVISNFVSGIILLFEKVLKPGDIISIEGQTCEVKELGIRATTVRMTIDNSEKIIPNQIFFTEDLTTYTGTNNLVYCSILIGVGYNSKPEQVMNLLLEIAYDNKRVLKSPSPIAFFLNFGDSSLNFELKFWLDDINIRKGVISELNCKILKEFSDKNIEIPYPQRDIYIKNN from the coding sequence ATGGAAAGTAAAGTTATAACTTTTTCTGATATTCTTCTTAAACAATCGATTTTTTTCAGTCGTTCAGATATTTTAATTCAGTCATTAGTTATAGTTTTTACTTTAATTTTATCTTGGTTATTATCTAAGGTATTTTGGCGTTGGTTACATCAAAAAATTCCTCAATTTACTACTTTTATTTGGCGAGATGAAAAACTCGAACCTAATGAGTATATTGCTTTATTTTTACAATCTATCGACTTTCCTTTAATTACTTTAATTTTACTTAATTTAATCGAGGCTTTTTTTGATAGTCAAAGTTGGACAATCGGATTAATAAATTTAGGAGAAACAATAGTAGTAGTTTATTTAATTTTAAGATGCTTATTAGCATTTTTATATAGTACTTTTCCCTTAAATATTATTCGAGAATATCAATGGAAAATATTTTATCCTTTATTTATCCTGTTTGTCTTCAGAAAAATCCTTGAGCTTTCGGGAAATTTTGCAGAATTTTCTGATATAGTTGTAATTAAATTATTTAATAATCCTGTTACCTTTCAATCTATATTTACTCTGTTTATCGGACTATATTTTTGGCTCGTAATTGTCACCCTTTTAGAAAATTTGTTAATAACATTTATTAAACCTAAAACTGCTTCAGAGAAGGGAGAAATTCAAGCAACTATATTATTAATACGTTATTTTTTAATCACTTTAGGAATCGTGTTAATTTTAGGTTATGTTGGAGTGGACGGTAGGGCGATAACTGCTATTAGCGGCGGTTTATCTGTGGGTATAGGCTTTGCTTTAAAAGAAGTTATTAGTAATTTTGTTAGTGGTATTATTCTCTTATTTGAAAAAGTATTAAAACCCGGAGATATTATTAGTATTGAAGGGCAAACTTGTGAAGTAAAAGAACTAGGAATTCGAGCTACTACCGTAAGAATGACAATAGATAATTCAGAAAAAATTATTCCTAATCAAATTTTCTTTACCGAAGATTTAACTACTTATACAGGCACTAATAATTTAGTTTATTGTTCTATTTTAATCGGTGTGGGCTATAATTCTAAACCTGAACAAGTTATGAATTTATTATTAGAAATTGCTTACGATAATAAAAGAGTATTAAAAAGTCCTTCTCCCATAGCTTTTTTTCTTAATTTTGGTGATTCTAGCTTAAATTTTGAACTCAAATTTTGGTTAGATGATATTAATATTAGAAAAGGTGTTATTAGCGAACTAAATTGTAAAATATTAAAAGAATTTTCTGATAAAAATATAGAAATTCCTTATCCCCAAAGAGATATTTATATTAAGAATAATTAA
- a CDS encoding extracellular solute-binding protein: MLIKFALINQVNLSSTQLQGNLLIWHSTEGKVANMLTTAVEKFKELKPEVNILIQSIPQQKNPSFFIEKSEAGFGSSALILYARNLTELLKKRLINPINSQFIDTSTYSPSALSQVRYQGKIYGIPLGSNTRVLCYNKAKLDATKDPILSTPPTNLDGLIQRAIKGYTVGLVSSFEDTFWGMGTFGGKLFNEFDLLEPNLDGWVKWLDWLKNASLQPNFIFSRNRNILHNAFNKGKLAYYVCESTEIPDFSESLGDDFRVALLPEGEGGKATPLIYTKVIVFNHSNTDNENRLGLAFGKYITNPEQQLAGIIKTQSFIPTNRNVNPNVTLLPIESVLLKQAQSAVAIPLNNLEQILLIFEQGETLYQQAFVGEISTLKAAEELMLLLNNFSS, encoded by the coding sequence TTGTTGATTAAATTTGCTTTAATTAATCAAGTAAATCTATCATCAACACAACTGCAAGGAAATTTACTAATTTGGCATTCTACAGAGGGAAAAGTTGCGAATATGCTAACCACTGCTGTGGAAAAATTTAAAGAGTTAAAACCAGAAGTTAATATTCTCATTCAATCAATTCCTCAGCAAAAAAATCCTTCTTTTTTTATTGAAAAATCAGAAGCAGGTTTTGGTTCAAGTGCTTTAATTCTTTATGCAAGAAACCTCACAGAATTACTCAAAAAAAGATTAATTAATCCTATTAATTCCCAATTTATTGACACTTCTACTTATTCTCCTTCTGCTTTAAGTCAAGTACGTTATCAAGGAAAAATTTATGGTATTCCATTAGGTTCAAATACCAGAGTTCTTTGTTATAATAAAGCAAAATTAGATGCTACAAAAGACCCCATTTTAAGCACTCCACCAACAAATTTAGACGGATTAATTCAAAGGGCAATAAAAGGTTATACAGTGGGTTTAGTTTCCTCTTTTGAAGATACTTTTTGGGGCATGGGTACTTTTGGTGGTAAATTATTCAATGAATTTGATTTACTTGAACCTAATCTTGATGGATGGGTAAAATGGCTTGATTGGCTCAAAAATGCTTCTTTACAACCTAATTTTATTTTTAGCCGAAATCGCAATATTCTCCACAATGCTTTTAATAAAGGTAAATTGGCTTATTATGTTTGTGAATCAACGGAAATTCCCGATTTTAGTGAGAGTTTAGGGGATGATTTCCGAGTTGCTTTATTACCTGAAGGGGAAGGAGGAAAAGCGACTCCTTTGATTTATACCAAGGTTATCGTATTTAATCATAGTAACACAGATAATGAAAACCGTTTAGGATTAGCTTTCGGAAAATATATCACTAATCCTGAACAACAATTAGCTGGAATTATTAAAACTCAGAGTTTTATTCCCACCAATCGTAATGTAAATCCAAATGTTACTTTACTGCCTATTGAATCTGTTTTATTAAAACAAGCTCAATCGGCGGTGGCTATTCCTCTTAATAATTTAGAACAAATTTTACTAATTTTTGAACAAGGAGAAACTTTATATCAACAAGCCTTTGTTGGAGAAATTTCCACTCTCAAAGCGGCGGAAGAATTAATGTTATTATTGAATAATTTTAGTAGTTAA
- a CDS encoding YidH family protein gives MNQPFQDSETPKKLSNDDLAIDRTELAKYRSRAAADRTLMAWIRTSLSLIGFGFGIPTITTAIEKIDTASHLNPIRFSVIVGLCFISVGMFGLALGLKEHRKVLKQIESDRYTYENSQSAEIVAVALLVIGLLSFIGVLIKSLNF, from the coding sequence ATGAATCAACCTTTTCAAGACTCAGAGACACCGAAAAAACTTTCTAATGATGATTTGGCGATCGATCGTACTGAATTAGCGAAATATCGCAGTCGTGCCGCAGCAGATCGTACTTTAATGGCTTGGATACGGACTTCTTTATCTTTAATCGGTTTTGGTTTCGGTATTCCTACCATTACGACTGCCATTGAAAAAATTGATACTGCTAGTCATCTAAACCCCATCAGATTTTCCGTAATTGTGGGACTTTGTTTTATCAGTGTAGGAATGTTTGGTTTGGCTTTAGGATTGAAAGAACATCGTAAAGTACTTAAACAAATTGAAAGCGATCGTTATACTTATGAAAACTCTCAAAGTGCAGAAATTGTAGCGGTGGCTTTACTGGTGATTGGCTTACTTAGCTTTATTGGCGTGTTAATTAAATCCTTAAATTTTTAA
- a CDS encoding DUF1622 domain-containing protein produces the protein MMENLESGLGLLVTFLKFLLEAIAVFCILLGVLKTGLLAYRSKYDRNKNLFTEIRLEFGMWLVLALEFQLGADIVSTSISSTFDSLGKLGMVALIRTFLNYFLTKELESQRNTKEK, from the coding sequence ATGATGGAAAATTTAGAAAGTGGATTAGGACTCCTTGTTACATTCCTCAAATTTTTATTAGAAGCCATCGCTGTTTTTTGTATCCTTTTAGGTGTATTAAAAACTGGACTATTAGCTTATCGGTCAAAATACGATCGTAATAAAAACTTATTTACAGAAATACGCCTAGAATTTGGAATGTGGCTTGTACTAGCGTTAGAGTTTCAGTTAGGTGCTGATATTGTTTCCACAAGTATAAGTTCAACCTTTGATTCTTTAGGGAAATTAGGAATGGTTGCACTAATCCGAACGTTTCTTAATTATTTTCTGACTAAAGAATTAGAATCTCAACGCAATACAAAGGAAAAGTAA
- a CDS encoding DUF1254 domain-containing protein: MNNITEQEAYEIGIEAYHYFYPLITMDFTRRVCTNYKSGEKPGFGPVNTFHHLRQFPPANFRAVVRPNFDTLYTVAWVDITKESMIVLTPDTNGRYYLLPMLDMWSNVFAVPGKRTTGTQAQQYAIVPQGWTGELPEAIEKIESPTPHIWIIGRIQTNGVEDYSAVNEIQDGFKIVPLSQWGKTIEPVETVIDPTVDMETDPLKQVNSMSASQYFSYGAELIKINPPQVTDWSIIARLQRIGIERGKSFDFNNVSVAVQAGLQKAVVGGLKIMMEKLPTLARIENGWQMNTDTMGVYGNYYLKRAIVAMVGLGANQPEDAIYPMNVFDDHGKPMKGENNYILHFEKDEIPPVEAFWSITMYDAEGFQVANKLDRFAIGDRDALKYNSDGSLDIYIQHESPEDNKVSNWLPSPAEGVLGVTMRLYAPKSSVLNGVWNPPAVKQVD; the protein is encoded by the coding sequence ATGAACAACATCACCGAACAAGAAGCTTACGAAATTGGTATTGAGGCTTATCATTACTTTTATCCGTTGATTACAATGGACTTCACAAGACGGGTATGTACTAACTATAAATCGGGAGAAAAACCCGGATTTGGTCCAGTCAACACATTTCATCATCTGCGACAATTTCCTCCAGCTAATTTTCGAGCAGTAGTGCGCCCTAACTTTGATACTCTCTATACCGTTGCGTGGGTTGACATCACCAAAGAATCGATGATTGTCTTAACTCCTGATACTAATGGACGTTACTATCTATTACCGATGTTGGATATGTGGTCAAATGTTTTTGCTGTACCGGGTAAACGTACCACTGGCACTCAAGCACAACAATATGCGATCGTACCTCAAGGATGGACAGGAGAGTTACCAGAAGCGATCGAAAAGATCGAATCTCCTACTCCTCATATTTGGATTATAGGGCGTATTCAAACTAACGGAGTTGAGGATTATTCGGCGGTAAATGAAATTCAAGATGGTTTTAAAATCGTTCCTCTTTCTCAGTGGGGTAAAACCATTGAACCTGTGGAAACAGTTATTGATCCTACGGTTGACATGGAAACAGATCCCCTCAAACAGGTAAATAGTATGTCCGCAAGTCAATACTTTAGCTATGGTGCAGAATTGATCAAAATTAATCCCCCTCAAGTTACAGATTGGTCAATTATTGCCCGTCTGCAACGTATAGGTATTGAGCGAGGTAAGAGTTTTGACTTTAATAATGTATCTGTTGCGGTACAAGCAGGTTTACAAAAGGCGGTGGTAGGTGGACTGAAAATCATGATGGAGAAGTTACCAACTTTAGCTCGAATTGAAAATGGTTGGCAAATGAACACTGATACCATGGGAGTTTACGGCAATTATTACCTGAAACGGGCGATCGTGGCTATGGTGGGATTAGGAGCAAATCAACCTGAAGATGCTATTTATCCTATGAATGTCTTTGATGATCATGGAAAACCCATGAAAGGTGAAAATAATTATATATTGCACTTTGAAAAAGATGAAATACCCCCTGTGGAGGCTTTTTGGTCAATTACCATGTATGATGCTGAGGGTTTTCAAGTAGCGAATAAACTCGATCGTTTTGCTATCGGCGATCGAGATGCTCTAAAATATAATTCAGATGGTTCACTTGATATATACATTCAACATGAATCTCCTGAAGATAATAAAGTGTCTAACTGGTTGCCTTCTCCTGCGGAGGGTGTGTTAGGGGTAACAATGCGTTTATATGCACCTAAGTCATCAGTGCTTAATGGTGTTTGGAATCCTCCAGCCGTAAAACAAGTAGATTAG
- a CDS encoding Coq4 family protein — MGFKYINQMSNSDNLNQFLELVDLAAGSGKDVNNAFDLSERLHNSRPMKVCLQAIEKEPSCLQMLKEKYVGPLYDLNEMLKMPKGSLGWTYATVMSTLGYDPQFYRIPETFETDADYVTFRVYKTHDIHHILTGYSLDDMGELGVISVTVAQIGYPGFIFLDLSSFLFKFLMNDKMYNEQMPPEEKHKTLSYAFDLVSSGLKMGEIAKPLFPVKWEEHLEHPLEELREMFNIKPVKTGDYSWYSRPELQKAIA, encoded by the coding sequence ATGGGTTTTAAATATATCAATCAAATGAGTAATTCTGATAATCTTAATCAATTTTTGGAACTGGTTGATCTTGCCGCTGGTTCGGGGAAAGATGTTAATAATGCTTTTGATTTAAGCGAAAGATTGCACAATAGTCGTCCCATGAAAGTGTGTTTACAAGCGATTGAGAAAGAACCATCTTGCCTTCAAATGCTTAAGGAAAAATATGTTGGTCCTCTTTACGATCTCAATGAGATGTTAAAAATGCCCAAAGGTTCTTTAGGTTGGACTTATGCTACGGTTATGAGTACTCTTGGTTATGACCCTCAATTTTATCGTATTCCCGAAACATTTGAAACCGATGCTGATTATGTTACCTTTCGAGTCTATAAAACCCATGACATTCATCATATTTTGACAGGTTATAGTCTTGATGATATGGGGGAATTAGGGGTTATTTCCGTAACAGTTGCTCAAATTGGTTATCCGGGGTTTATTTTTCTGGATTTAAGCTCTTTTCTTTTCAAATTTTTGATGAATGACAAAATGTATAACGAACAGATGCCTCCAGAAGAAAAACACAAAACCCTCTCTTATGCTTTTGATCTCGTTTCTTCTGGCTTGAAAATGGGAGAAATCGCTAAACCCCTTTTCCCTGTTAAGTGGGAAGAACATTTAGAGCATCCTTTAGAAGAATTGCGGGAAATGTTTAACATTAAACCCGTTAAAACAGGGGACTATAGTTGGTATAGCCGACCTGAACTTCAAAAGGCGATCGCCTAA
- a CDS encoding arylsulfatase yields MVMGSGVLFAPAIAQQIRGTAGSPSAVINIKGDQLPSPEQPFGGVINRNVSDSKPYWQPRIQPPKDAPNVLLIITDDVGFGAPSTFGGVIPTPTLDRVANNGLRYTNFHSTALCSPTRAALITGRNHHSAGFGVISEMATGYPGYDSIITKDKATVGKILKDNGYVTSWFGKDHNTPAFQASQNGPFDQWPIGMGFDYFYGFVGGDTSQWQPNLFLNTTPIQPYVGKKDWNLTTAMADDAIEYVNRVNSLDPNQPFFIKYAPGGTHAPHHPTKEWVEKIHNMHLFDQGWNALREEIFANQKKLGVIPADAKLTPWPDDLLKKWEDLTPDEQKMFIRQVEVYAAYLAYTDHEIGRVIQAVDDIGKLDNTVVIYISGDNGSSAEGTMMGTPNEVAMFNGVEVPVEVQLKNFYDVWGTDQTYGHMAVPWTWAFDTPFSWTKQVASHLGGVRQGMAISYPKVIKDKGGIRNQFHHVIDIVPTILEVTGIPQPKIVDGIEQKPIEGVSLAYTFDAKNASSPSTHKTQYFEMFGDHALYDEGWIASTKVVRPPWVTGGLGNLDPASSPWELYDLTKDWTQSNNIADQNPQKLKELQDLFWTEANKYQVLPLDGSVTPRLITPRPSLTAGRNVFTYRGELTGIPNGDAPNLLNTSYNFKAEVEVSQDGGNGMIATQGGRFGGYGFYLLKGKPVFVWNLVDLERIRWEGLQTISSGKHTVEFDFKYDGLGMGTLAFNDLSGIGRSGTGVLKVDGNVVATQKMAKTLPLILQWDENFDVGADTGTPVDDADYQVPFQFNGNLDKLTLTIDRPQLSPQDIEKLKQAQRNNKVSE; encoded by the coding sequence ATGGTAATGGGTTCAGGAGTATTATTTGCCCCTGCGATCGCTCAACAAATTCGAGGTACGGCTGGATCTCCTAGTGCCGTTATCAATATTAAAGGGGATCAACTTCCATCTCCTGAGCAACCTTTTGGGGGAGTTATTAACCGTAATGTCTCAGATTCTAAACCTTATTGGCAACCCCGTATTCAACCTCCGAAAGATGCCCCAAACGTCTTGTTAATTATTACCGATGATGTGGGTTTTGGTGCACCCTCTACCTTTGGCGGTGTTATTCCTACTCCTACGCTTGATCGAGTGGCAAATAATGGCTTAAGATACACTAACTTTCATTCTACCGCCCTTTGTTCTCCCACCAGAGCGGCTTTAATTACAGGAAGAAATCATCATTCAGCAGGATTTGGTGTTATTTCCGAAATGGCGACAGGTTATCCGGGTTATGACAGCATTATTACTAAGGATAAGGCAACGGTGGGTAAAATCCTCAAAGATAACGGTTATGTTACCTCATGGTTTGGAAAAGATCATAACACTCCTGCCTTTCAAGCTAGTCAGAATGGTCCTTTTGATCAGTGGCCTATCGGTATGGGCTTTGATTACTTTTATGGTTTTGTCGGTGGTGATACCAGTCAATGGCAACCTAATTTATTCCTTAATACTACTCCTATTCAGCCTTATGTTGGTAAAAAAGATTGGAATTTAACTACAGCTATGGCAGACGATGCGATCGAATATGTTAATCGTGTTAACAGTTTAGATCCTAATCAACCCTTTTTCATTAAATATGCTCCCGGCGGTACTCATGCTCCTCACCATCCCACCAAAGAATGGGTAGAGAAGATCCATAATATGCACCTCTTTGATCAAGGTTGGAACGCTTTAAGAGAAGAAATTTTTGCCAATCAAAAGAAATTAGGTGTTATTCCTGCGGACGCAAAATTAACCCCTTGGCCCGATGATTTACTCAAAAAATGGGAAGATCTCACCCCCGATGAACAAAAAATGTTTATTCGCCAAGTGGAAGTTTATGCCGCCTATTTAGCTTACACTGATCACGAAATTGGGCGGGTTATTCAAGCAGTGGACGACATCGGTAAACTAGATAACACCGTCGTTATTTATATTAGTGGGGATAATGGAAGCAGTGCAGAAGGTACGATGATGGGTACTCCCAACGAAGTGGCAATGTTTAACGGGGTAGAAGTTCCTGTAGAAGTACAACTCAAAAATTTCTATGACGTGTGGGGAACGGATCAAACCTATGGTCACATGGCTGTACCTTGGACGTGGGCATTTGATACTCCTTTTTCTTGGACAAAACAGGTTGCCTCTCATTTGGGCGGAGTGCGTCAAGGTATGGCGATTTCTTATCCCAAAGTCATTAAAGACAAAGGCGGTATTCGTAATCAATTCCATCATGTCATCGATATAGTTCCCACAATCTTAGAAGTAACAGGTATTCCTCAACCAAAAATCGTTGATGGTATTGAACAAAAACCCATAGAAGGAGTAAGTTTAGCCTATACCTTTGACGCTAAGAATGCTTCTTCACCATCTACCCATAAAACTCAGTATTTTGAGATGTTTGGAGATCATGCCCTTTATGATGAAGGTTGGATCGCCAGTACTAAGGTTGTGCGTCCTCCTTGGGTAACAGGAGGTTTGGGAAATCTTGATCCAGCATCATCACCATGGGAATTGTACGATTTAACTAAAGATTGGACACAATCTAACAATATTGCGGATCAAAATCCCCAAAAATTGAAAGAATTACAGGATTTATTTTGGACGGAAGCCAATAAATATCAGGTTTTACCCCTTGATGGTTCTGTAACCCCTCGTTTAATTACCCCTCGCCCTAGTCTTACCGCTGGACGTAATGTGTTTACCTATCGAGGAGAATTAACAGGCATACCCAACGGTGATGCACCAAATCTTTTAAACACCTCCTATAACTTTAAAGCCGAAGTTGAAGTATCTCAAGACGGAGGAAACGGTATGATTGCTACTCAAGGGGGACGTTTTGGCGGTTATGGTTTTTATCTGCTCAAAGGAAAACCTGTTTTTGTCTGGAATTTGGTGGACTTAGAAAGAATCCGTTGGGAAGGGCTACAAACCATATCTTCAGGTAAACATACCGTAGAATTTGACTTTAAATATGATGGTTTAGGTATGGGTACTCTTGCCTTCAATGATTTAAGCGGTATTGGACGCAGTGGTACTGGGGTTCTCAAAGTTGATGGTAATGTAGTGGCTACCCAAAAAATGGCGAAAACCTTACCTCTTATTTTGCAATGGGATGAAAACTTCGATGTTGGTGCTGATACGGGTACACCTGTTGATGATGCCGATTATCAAGTGCCTTTTCAATTTAACGGTAATCTCGATAAGTTGACTTTGACGATCGATCGTCCTCAATTAAGCCCTCAAGATATAGAGAAACTAAAACAAGCCCAGAGAAATAATAAAGTTTCTGAATAG
- a CDS encoding DUF2808 domain-containing protein, which translates to MKIVKLISPFLLSTSGLFFSPSTYAQQTDNPNFFTGQPPVFVGAQTPDPTINWPNAHYYFTFHLPNNSIESLGKVTIQQQQNVNVIPVNISSTYAFIGTQGNVGKPLTIQTTQEPQTQAVTVVFDPPVPPGTTFSVRLEAFRNPPDDDTYLYSVTAFPAGDNATGLPMGVGRLSFYRLF; encoded by the coding sequence ATGAAAATAGTTAAACTGATTTCACCTTTTTTATTAAGTACAAGTGGCCTTTTTTTTAGTCCATCTACTTATGCTCAACAGACTGATAATCCTAATTTTTTCACTGGGCAACCCCCCGTTTTTGTAGGTGCGCAAACCCCTGATCCCACCATAAACTGGCCTAATGCTCATTATTATTTCACCTTTCATCTACCTAATAATTCGATCGAATCTTTAGGAAAAGTAACGATACAACAACAACAAAACGTTAATGTCATTCCCGTCAATATATCGAGTACGTATGCTTTTATTGGTACTCAAGGAAATGTCGGTAAACCCCTTACTATCCAAACTACTCAAGAGCCGCAAACTCAAGCAGTAACGGTGGTTTTTGATCCCCCAGTACCACCCGGAACGACTTTCAGTGTTCGTCTTGAAGCCTTCCGAAATCCACCGGATGATGACACTTATCTGTATAGCGTAACCGCTTTTCCTGCTGGAGATAATGCCACTGGTTTACCCATGGGAGTTGGAAGATTGAGCTTTTATCGATTGTTTTAG
- a CDS encoding AraC family transcriptional regulator → MTKYVPLLRVSTLIPFIDFLQELGTPTEKLLRQYKLPIFALDEPNFLLSRHQVFDFLKKTAYQEGIENLGFLVGEKTPVESLGILGKLTCQSLTLYDAIFKAIYLGNLFNSGERFWLLEDKETAYFCQEYTNLESFDSHHPSHFSLMLMMDLIRKVAGKTWYPQQITLQTPCSNFRDHYLQEVFINKDITITSITFPRSFLALPFPSEFNLCQDQKHQEYEKLHQSVPSSQFTDSLTQAIKSHLREGYPSINLASEMAKMPVRSLQRRLAKDGLTYSQLVTGIRYEKAVDLLQNSSLKMIEIAYELGYEDPAHFTRAFKRWTGISPHNFRCHKLNKNIS, encoded by the coding sequence ATGACGAAATATGTACCCCTTTTACGAGTTTCGACTCTAATTCCTTTTATCGATTTTTTGCAAGAATTAGGCACTCCCACAGAAAAACTATTAAGACAATATAAATTGCCTATTTTTGCCCTCGATGAACCAAATTTCCTACTATCTCGTCATCAAGTCTTTGATTTTTTGAAGAAAACAGCATATCAAGAAGGAATAGAAAACCTAGGGTTTTTAGTAGGAGAAAAAACTCCTGTGGAATCTTTGGGCATCTTAGGTAAATTAACTTGTCAATCTCTCACTTTATATGATGCTATATTTAAAGCTATTTATTTGGGAAATTTGTTTAATTCGGGAGAACGTTTCTGGTTATTAGAAGATAAAGAAACAGCTTATTTTTGTCAAGAATATACTAATTTAGAAAGTTTTGATTCTCATCATCCCAGTCATTTTTCTCTAATGTTAATGATGGATTTAATTCGTAAAGTAGCAGGAAAAACATGGTATCCACAACAAATTACTCTACAAACTCCATGCAGTAATTTTAGAGATCATTATTTGCAAGAAGTTTTTATCAATAAAGATATTACTATTACTTCCATCACTTTCCCTCGCTCTTTTTTAGCCTTACCTTTTCCTTCTGAGTTTAATTTATGTCAAGATCAAAAACATCAAGAATATGAAAAACTACATCAATCTGTCCCTTCTTCTCAATTTACTGACTCTTTGACACAAGCCATCAAATCTCATTTAAGAGAAGGTTATCCGTCTATTAATTTAGCTTCAGAAATGGCAAAAATGCCCGTTCGTAGTTTACAAAGAAGATTAGCGAAAGATGGTTTGACTTATTCTCAATTAGTAACTGGTATTCGTTATGAAAAAGCTGTTGATTTACTGCAAAATTCTTCTTTAAAAATGATTGAAATTGCCTATGAATTAGGTTACGAAGATCCTGCTCATTTTACCCGTGCTTTCAAACGTTGGACAGGAATAAGTCCCCATAATTTTCGTTGCCATAAACTGAACAAAAATATTAGTTAA
- the chlG gene encoding chlorophyll synthase ChlG has product MTETENKDYTTVDLDREDKGSKARQLLGMKGATTAKNIWQIRLQLMKPITWIPLIWGVVCGAASSGGYVWNFEHFLMALTCMLMSGPLLAGYTQTMNDFYDRDIDAINEPYRPIPSGIISIPQVVTQILFLLFAGIGVAYGLDVWANHEFPILTCLAIGGSFISYIYSAPPLKLKQNGWLGNYALGSSYIALPWWAGHALFGELNWTIVILTLIYSMAGLGIAVVNDFKSVEGDRQLGLKSLPVMFGVTTAAWICVIMIDVFQIGMGAYLIYLNQNLYATILLLLVIPQITFQDMYFLRDPLKNDVKYQASAQPFLVLGMLVMGLALGHSV; this is encoded by the coding sequence ATGACTGAAACTGAAAATAAAGATTACACAACGGTTGACTTAGATAGAGAAGATAAAGGCTCAAAAGCTAGACAATTATTGGGCATGAAGGGTGCAACGACGGCTAAAAATATCTGGCAAATTAGACTTCAGTTGATGAAACCCATTACTTGGATTCCTCTAATTTGGGGTGTGGTATGCGGTGCGGCTTCCTCCGGCGGTTATGTTTGGAACTTTGAGCATTTTCTGATGGCTTTAACTTGTATGTTAATGTCAGGACCTCTTTTAGCAGGTTATACTCAAACTATGAACGATTTTTATGATCGAGATATAGACGCTATAAACGAACCTTATCGCCCTATTCCTTCAGGTATTATTTCTATTCCTCAAGTTGTCACTCAAATTTTATTTTTGCTTTTTGCAGGTATTGGCGTGGCTTATGGTTTAGATGTATGGGCTAATCACGAATTCCCGATTCTAACCTGTTTAGCCATTGGTGGATCATTTATTTCTTATATTTATTCTGCACCGCCATTAAAACTCAAACAAAATGGCTGGTTGGGTAATTATGCTTTAGGTTCAAGCTACATTGCACTACCTTGGTGGGCTGGTCATGCTTTATTTGGTGAGTTAAATTGGACTATTGTTATTCTTACTCTTATCTATAGTATGGCAGGTTTAGGTATAGCGGTGGTTAATGATTTTAAAAGTGTCGAAGGCGATCGCCAATTAGGTTTAAAATCTTTACCAGTGATGTTTGGAGTCACTACCGCCGCATGGATTTGTGTAATTATGATCGATGTATTTCAAATTGGTATGGGTGCGTATTTAATTTACTTGAATCAAAATCTTTATGCTACCATCTTGCTGTTGTTAGTAATTCCACAAATTACTTTTCAAGATATGTACTTTTTGCGTGATCCCTTAAAAAATGACGTAAAATATCAAGCAAGTGCACAACCATTTTTAGTTTTAGGAATGTTAGTGATGGGATTAGCATTAGGACATTCTGTGTAA